In one window of Arachis ipaensis cultivar K30076 chromosome B06, Araip1.1, whole genome shotgun sequence DNA:
- the LOC107604823 gene encoding shikimate kinase 1, chloroplastic has product MESKAVQRLQFPAMVYSDKGGRTVPSGSLNVSCGFMEHKKLRVFVSVPSTKIQQRKLPLKIACSNNKVPASTLKSESFKTPLSEELILKSKSKEVEPYLSGRCIYLVGMMGSGKTTVGKILSQVLCYSFFDSDTLIEEEVDGTSVADIFKHYGETFFRDKETEVLRKLSMTHRHVISTGGGAVVRPINWKYMHKGVSIWLDVPVEALAQRITAVGTNSRPLLHSEVGDAYTKTFMRLSSLFEERSQAYANANAKVSLENIAAKLGQKDVSDLTPTAIAIEALEQILGFLKSEDGYC; this is encoded by the exons ATGGAATCTAAAGCTGTTCAAAGGTTACAGTTTCCAGCCATGGTGTATTCAGATAAGGGTGGAAGAACAGTACCAAGTGGTTCTCTTAACGTGTCTTGTGGTTTTATGGAACATAAGAAGCTTCGGGTTTTTGTTTCAGTGCCTTCGACGAAGATTCAACAGAGAAAGCTCCCTTTGAAGATTGCATGTTCTAATAACAAAGTTCCAG CTTCAACATTGAAATCTGAAAGCTTTAAGACTCCTCTCAGTGAAGAGTTGATTCTGAAG AGTAAATCCAAAGAGGTGGAACCGTATTTAAGTGGACGCTGTATATATCTTGTTG GAATGATGGGATCTGGAAAGACAACTGTAGGGAAGATTCTGTCACAAGTGCTTTGTTATTCGTTTTTTGATAG CGATACATTGATTGAGGAGGAGGTTGATGGAACTTCAGTAGCTGATATATTCAAGCACTATGGAGAGACTTTTTTCCGTGATAAAGAG ACTGAGGTGTTGCGGAAGTTGTCAATGACGCATAGACATGTTATATCCACGGGCGGAGGTGCTGTTGTGAGGCCTATTAATTG GAAATATATGCACAAAGGGGTTAGCATATGGTTGGATGTACCTGTAGAAGCATTGGCTCAGAGAATAACAGCTGTAGGAACTAATTCTCGCCCACTTCTACATTCTGAAGTAGGAGATGCATACACTAAG ACTTTCATGCGTTTGTCTTCTCTTTTTGAAGAACGAAGCCAAGCATATGCAAATGCCAATGCCAAGGTCTCCTTAGAAA ATATAGCAgcaaaactgggccaaaaagatGTATCAGATTTGACTCCAACTGCTATTGCAATTGAG GCTCTGGAACAAATCCTAGGCTTTCTAAAGAGTGAAGATGGATATTGCTAG
- the LOC107647254 gene encoding LOW QUALITY PROTEIN: 4-hydroxybenzoate polyprenyltransferase, mitochondrial-like (The sequence of the model RefSeq protein was modified relative to this genomic sequence to represent the inferred CDS: deleted 1 base in 1 codon; substituted 1 base at 1 genomic stop codon), with protein sequence MASTLIYRASRRFLKYSFPSSGLPXYHSPSIFNPLISTEPSISINHNFYPSLCPFGQSHHQDSKFEYFKTVRSLSNFQLVQHISTSPSSLKEGSKGNKNQSGNVSKANISWIDLYLPRQVQPYAQLARLDKPIGTWLLLWPCMWSITLAATPGQLPDFKMLALFGCGALLLRGAGCTINDLLDRDIDTKVERTKSRPMASGLLTPFQGLCFLGIQLTLGLGILLQLNYYSRVLGASSLLLVFSYPLMKRFTFWPQAG encoded by the exons ATGGCGTCAACTTTGATCTATCGTGCTTCACGTAGGTTTCTCAAATATTCTTTCCCTTCTTCAGGCCTC CCATAATATCATTCCCCTTCCATCTTCAATCCTTTAATCTCCACTGAACCATCTATAAGCATAAACCACAACTTCTATCCTTCACTCTGTCCATTTGGGCAATCCCACCATCAGGATTCTAAATTTGAGTATTTTAAAACTGTTCGATCTCTCTCAAATTTTCAGCTTGTTCAGCACATCTCTACATCACCTTCAAGTTTAAAAGAGGGGTCAAAGGGAAATAAGAATCAAAGTGGCAATGTGAGTAAAGCAAATATCTCTTGGATCGATTTGTACTTGCCTAGGCAGGTTCAGCCCTATGCACAGCTTGCTCGCCTAGATAAGCCCATTGGGACATGGTTGCTTCTATGGCCTTGTATGTG GTCAATTACGTTGGCTGCAACTCCAGGACAGCTGCCTGATTTTAAAATGTTGGCATTGTTTGGATGTGGGGCTTTGCTTTTGAGGGGTGCTGGGTGTACTATTAATGATCTCCTTGATCGTGACATTGATACAAAG GTAGAACGAACAAAGTCAAGGCCTATGGCAAGTGGTCTTTTGACACCATTTCAGGGACTTTGTTTTCTTGGTATTCAGTTAACTTTGGGTCTTGGGATTCTTCTGCAACTGAATTATTATAG CCGTGTTCTGGGTGCCTCATCCTTGTTGCTTGTCTTTTCTTATCCCCTCATGAAGAGGTTTACATTTTGG CCCCAGGCGGGTTGA